The stretch of DNA ATAGTTCCTTTTTCAAAAAGAAACCAGCAAATCCCAACTTGCAAAAAAAGGGTACCCTTGTTATAATGGGTGCAGTGTGTTTTTAGTAATTCAGTGCCTGTTGAAAGACAAGCACCTTATATAACTCTGTTTCGAAAGATTCAGGGCGGAAGGAGATGAAAAGAATGAAAGCAGGAATTCATCCAAATTATAAAACAGTATCGGTGACTTGCGCATGTGGTAACACATTCGAAACTGGTTCTGTAAAAAATGAGATCCGTGTTGAAACATGTTCAGAATGTCATCCATTCTATACTGGTCGTCAAAAATTCGCTGAAGCTGGCGGACGTGTTGACCGTTTCAACAAAAAATACGGCCTTAAGCAACAGCAACAATAATCGCTCAAAACAGGCAAGAAGAAAGTCGGCTTGCCTGTTTTTTATTGAAAAAAATAGGAAAATTCACTTTCCGACGGACTGGTTAGTTCGGTCGATATAGGGTAAAGTGATACTAATAAGAAGGTAACAGAGTACTGTTTAATATAGATCGGCGATACATAGGAAAGTTGGACAAGTATCGTTAAAAAAGGTTTCGTTTTTATAGGAAGGAGATGCCGTTTATGTATTTAATGAAGCAAACCGGATGGGTTGAGGTTATCTGCGGCAGTATGTTTTCTGGAAAGTCAGAGGAATTGATTCGTCGTGTGAGACGGGCTCAATTTGCGAAGCAAAAAATCGCTGTGTTTAAGCCAAAAATTGATAATCGCTACAGTGAACAATCTGTAGTCTCCCATAATGGCTCTTCTTTTCATGCGAAGCCAATTTCCCATTCTATAGAGATTCTTCATCATGTAGAAGCAGATATGGACATTATTGCGATTGATGAAGTGCAGTTTTTTGACGAAGGCATTGTCCGGGTAGTTCAGCAGCTAGCAGATAGCGGGCACCGCGTCGTTTGTGCTGGTCTTGATATGGATTTCCGTGGCGAACCGTTCGCACAAATGCCTGCGTTAATGGCGATTGCCGAGACAGTAACAAAGCTTCAGGCTGTATGCACGGTTTGTGGTTCACCATCTAGCCGCACACAGCGCTTGATTGACGGACGTCCGGCATCATACCATGACCCGGTAATCTTGGTTGGCGCTT from Bacillus sp. SLBN-46 encodes:
- a CDS encoding thymidine kinase, with translation MYLMKQTGWVEVICGSMFSGKSEELIRRVRRAQFAKQKIAVFKPKIDNRYSEQSVVSHNGSSFHAKPISHSIEILHHVEADMDIIAIDEVQFFDEGIVRVVQQLADSGHRVVCAGLDMDFRGEPFAQMPALMAIAETVTKLQAVCTVCGSPSSRTQRLIDGRPASYHDPVILVGASEAYEPRCRHHHEVPKTASYRSVLQEEATN
- the rpmE gene encoding 50S ribosomal protein L31; translated protein: MKAGIHPNYKTVSVTCACGNTFETGSVKNEIRVETCSECHPFYTGRQKFAEAGGRVDRFNKKYGLKQQQQ